In a single window of the Pontibacter russatus genome:
- a CDS encoding VCBS repeat-containing protein yields the protein MAFKYLLLLITLSSLLSSCDLLQKEKPLFTLLKPGTTGINFANTITESDSFNVLTFGYIYNGGGVAVGDVNNDSLPDIYFTGNMVSGELYLNKGDLQFEDVTVPAGVATSTWANGVTMADINQDGLLDIYVCTVNPVAGEPQTPNLLFINKGQNAEGKPVFKEEAAAYGLAAVGYSTQAAFLDYDKDGDLDAYLLRNAPDKNLNPNIARPKITDGTSPSTDKLFRNDGKGAFTDVSGEAGILVEGRGLGVAVSDVNQDGWPDIYTANDFLSNDLLWINNQDGTFTNRAGEYLRHHSYNGMGTDIADYNNDGLPDIIELDMLPEGNKRQKTTMEAGNYDRFMLNRRLGYEDQYVRNTLQLNNGDGSFSEIGQLAGVYATDWSWSALFADYDNDGWRDLFITNGYMKDMIDLDYVRYNSEEAMFGTGEAIEARLQEQFKKLKSIVIPNYIYQNAKDLTFTNKSTEWGLGEPSTSNGAVYADLDNDGDLDLVVNNINSKAFIYRNNAEQVNDGNHYLQIVLKGQAPNLGGIGATVRLRHEGEQQVYEHYLSRGFQSSVDHTIHFGLGQATVVDSVEIIWPDGKCQLLTNVRSNQVLQAEYKNASEKKPGNERAPAPLFRQANAIYGIAYKHEEEDYIDFKNQPLLPHKLTRNGPGISVGDVNGDGLDDFFVGGSARRTGTLFTRDGQGKFKAEPLQGTPNTADDAGALFFDADGDGDLDLYVAAGGNEEMAGAEAYRHRFYRNDGSGKFRLEEQAIPHLVSSSSCVAAADYDRDGDLDLFVGGRNSPRQYPMPGQGSILQNNGGTFTDATEAVCKGLQRLGMVTAAIWTDFDLDGQVDLVVVGEWMPVSFFKNEKGKLTDVTASVGLAHTNGWWNSIASGDFDNDGDMDYVAGNLGLNSRYKASQEEPVTIYARDFDGNGVIDPIIGRYIGGESYPVATRDALTDQIVSMRRRFTSYAAYAEVTLDELFSEEELEGAFVGRSHVFSSSYIENLGSGKFSIKALPVRAQFSPVFGMAVDDVNGDNHLDVVLAGNSYAAETGMGLYDASYGTVLLGNGKGEFVAGRSTGFTVGGDAKSLARLVTAEGKPLLLVGVNSDSLKVFEEAQATGRQVVRLRSSDAFADLYYKSGLKRREEFSYGTGYLSQSSRTLLLDSSALNEVYISGYRGDRRKVKLQQNLIVTKR from the coding sequence ATGGCGTTTAAATATCTGTTGCTTCTGATTACCCTTTCTTCCCTGTTAAGCAGCTGCGACCTGCTTCAAAAGGAGAAGCCGCTCTTCACCCTGCTCAAACCAGGAACCACGGGCATCAATTTTGCCAACACTATTACAGAGTCAGATTCCTTCAACGTCCTCACCTTTGGCTATATATACAATGGCGGCGGCGTGGCGGTGGGGGATGTCAACAACGACAGCCTGCCGGACATCTACTTCACGGGCAACATGGTGTCGGGCGAACTGTATCTGAACAAAGGCGACCTTCAGTTTGAGGACGTGACAGTTCCTGCCGGTGTAGCCACCAGCACCTGGGCGAACGGTGTAACGATGGCAGACATCAACCAGGACGGGCTGCTGGATATATATGTCTGCACGGTAAACCCCGTTGCCGGTGAGCCGCAGACCCCCAACTTACTGTTCATCAACAAAGGACAAAATGCGGAGGGGAAGCCTGTTTTCAAAGAAGAGGCAGCCGCCTATGGCCTGGCTGCCGTGGGCTACAGCACGCAGGCCGCCTTTCTGGACTATGACAAAGACGGCGACCTGGATGCGTACCTGCTCCGGAACGCCCCGGACAAAAACCTCAACCCCAACATAGCGCGTCCGAAAATTACTGACGGCACGTCGCCGAGCACCGACAAACTCTTCAGAAACGATGGCAAGGGGGCGTTTACCGATGTGTCTGGGGAGGCGGGCATACTGGTGGAGGGCAGGGGCCTGGGCGTGGCCGTCAGCGACGTGAACCAGGACGGCTGGCCGGATATATATACCGCCAACGACTTTCTGAGCAACGACCTGCTCTGGATAAACAACCAGGACGGCACCTTCACTAACAGAGCAGGCGAGTACCTGCGGCACCACAGCTACAACGGCATGGGCACCGACATAGCTGATTACAACAACGACGGCCTGCCGGACATCATTGAGTTAGACATGCTGCCGGAAGGCAACAAGCGGCAGAAAACCACCATGGAGGCCGGAAATTATGACCGCTTCATGCTGAACAGGCGCCTGGGTTATGAAGACCAGTACGTCCGCAACACGCTGCAACTGAACAACGGGGACGGCTCCTTCAGCGAAATCGGCCAGTTGGCGGGCGTATATGCCACTGACTGGAGTTGGAGCGCCCTGTTCGCGGATTATGACAACGACGGCTGGCGCGACCTTTTCATCACGAACGGCTATATGAAAGACATGATAGACCTCGATTATGTGCGCTACAACTCCGAGGAAGCCATGTTCGGCACCGGGGAGGCGATTGAGGCAAGGCTCCAGGAGCAATTCAAAAAGCTGAAGAGCATCGTGATTCCCAACTATATATACCAAAACGCGAAAGACCTGACATTCACAAATAAATCAACAGAGTGGGGCCTGGGCGAGCCGTCCACTTCCAACGGGGCCGTGTACGCAGATCTGGACAACGACGGTGACCTTGACCTGGTGGTCAACAACATCAACAGCAAGGCCTTCATCTACCGGAACAACGCGGAGCAGGTAAACGACGGCAACCATTACCTGCAAATCGTGCTGAAGGGGCAGGCTCCGAATCTCGGCGGTATCGGGGCAACCGTCCGGCTCAGGCACGAAGGGGAGCAGCAGGTATATGAACATTACCTGTCACGGGGTTTCCAGTCGTCCGTGGACCACACGATACACTTTGGGCTGGGGCAGGCAACCGTTGTTGATTCCGTGGAAATCATCTGGCCCGACGGCAAATGCCAGCTGCTGACCAATGTCAGGAGCAACCAGGTGCTGCAGGCGGAGTACAAGAATGCCTCTGAAAAGAAACCCGGAAACGAGCGCGCACCGGCGCCGCTTTTCCGGCAGGCCAATGCTATATATGGCATCGCCTACAAACACGAGGAAGAGGATTATATAGATTTTAAGAACCAGCCGCTGCTGCCGCACAAACTCACCCGAAACGGACCGGGAATAAGTGTGGGAGACGTGAACGGCGACGGGCTGGATGATTTCTTCGTAGGCGGATCTGCCCGGCGCACTGGCACCTTATTTACGCGGGACGGACAGGGTAAATTCAAAGCTGAACCCCTCCAAGGCACCCCAAACACAGCCGACGACGCGGGAGCCTTGTTCTTTGACGCAGACGGCGACGGAGACCTGGACCTGTACGTGGCAGCGGGTGGCAACGAGGAAATGGCGGGCGCGGAAGCCTACCGGCACCGGTTCTACAGGAATGATGGCAGCGGAAAATTTCGACTTGAGGAGCAGGCCATCCCCCATTTAGTGTCCAGCAGTTCCTGCGTGGCAGCCGCAGACTACGACCGGGACGGTGACTTAGACCTGTTTGTCGGGGGGCGCAACAGTCCGCGGCAGTACCCCATGCCCGGGCAGGGCAGCATCCTGCAGAACAACGGGGGCACTTTCACGGATGCCACGGAAGCGGTGTGTAAAGGTCTCCAGCGCCTGGGCATGGTAACCGCAGCTATATGGACTGACTTCGACCTCGACGGGCAGGTGGACCTGGTGGTGGTCGGGGAGTGGATGCCTGTCAGCTTTTTCAAAAATGAAAAAGGAAAGCTCACCGATGTAACCGCCTCCGTTGGGCTGGCACACACAAACGGCTGGTGGAACAGCATCGCGTCGGGGGATTTCGATAACGACGGGGATATGGATTATGTGGCGGGAAACCTGGGCCTGAACTCCCGCTACAAAGCCTCGCAGGAGGAACCGGTTACCATATATGCGCGCGACTTTGATGGCAACGGGGTGATAGATCCGATTATCGGGCGATACATCGGCGGGGAGAGCTATCCCGTGGCCACCCGCGACGCCCTCACCGACCAGATTGTGTCGATGCGGCGGCGGTTTACGAGCTACGCTGCTTACGCGGAGGTGACGCTGGACGAGCTTTTCAGTGAAGAGGAACTGGAGGGGGCCTTTGTTGGCCGGAGCCATGTGTTTAGCAGCAGCTATATAGAGAACCTGGGGAGTGGCAAGTTTTCCATCAAAGCGTTGCCAGTGCGAGCCCAGTTCTCCCCGGTCTTCGGCATGGCGGTGGATGATGTAAACGGCGATAACCACCTGGACGTGGTGCTGGCAGGCAATTCCTACGCAGCCGAAACCGGTATGGGCCTCTATGACGCCTCCTACGGCACGGTGCTGCTGGGCAACGGCAAAGGCGAATTTGTGGCGGGTAGGTCAACCGGGTTTACGGTGGGCGGAGACGCCAAGTCGCTGGCCCGGCTCGTCACGGCAGAGGGCAAGCCGCTTTTGCTGGTGGGCGTGAACAGCGACAGCCTGAAAGTTTTTGAGGAGGCGCAGGCTACAGGCAGGCAGGTGGTGCGGCTGCGTTCCTCAGATGCCTTCGCGGACCTGTATTACAAAAGCGGCCTGAAGCGGAGGGAGGAGTTCAGTTACGGCACCGGCTATTTGTCGCAGTCCTCGCGCACGCTCCTGTTGGACAGCAGCGCATTGAATGAGGTTTATATCTCAGGCTATCGGGGCGACAGGAGGAAAGTGAAACTGCAGCAGAACCTGATCGTGACAAAGCGGTAG
- a CDS encoding SusC/RagA family TonB-linked outer membrane protein — MENFTQNWQKVLCGLAVVSTLSARAESGPAGTIEPGLSLYAAPGGAATPYFDWPITGRVVSSTGDPLPGVTVLLKGTTRGTATGADGTFSLDVPEQAGTLVFSFIGFTSVERGFAGPETMSITLGDDTEALQEVVVVGYGVQKKEAVTGAISSVSSKEIAALPVPSVAQAMQGRVAGVTVVNTGTPGTAPVVRIRGVGSVNFDSEPLYVVDGVPTGGLSGIDTKDIASVDVLKDAAATAVYGSRAANGVVIITTKSGGKDGKMRVSIDSSIGTQHATKKLDLLNTEQYVQYATTLIKNSDPDANLPSRLSPEEFNKPIYTGASQTYAQTNTDWQDELFTSGMITQNNITLSGGNEKSQFFTNAGYFKQDGIMEGVGFERYSLRLNSTHTLGKVFTVGENLMGSYSDQRYDNAGNRSKLVNAIRSQPYIPVYDPTKLGGFREADALDSSDPTNPVREALMDEYYNRNVKILGNLFIEAKITDWLRFRSTGGLDYYNNLNDVYLPIYDAGGLVSRPNATIQNNRTTGRSLLITNQLTFDDTFGDHYVNAVAVQERQGFKSISESMSGSQPNNIVQTLTNAANLAASGGYEESLIISYLGRINYEFKSKYLLSASMRYDGSSKFAPGNKWGSFPGASVGWRLSEEEFMKGVGALSELKLRASYGKVGFNGLGNYPWMVLAQVNASAYPFTTDGNPVLGSYYSGIANKELKWEITSMVNGGVDVGLFNNKVTFSAEYFERTTDDKYGLILSVPTPNSFGFGGAGVFANVGTMKNSGFEFQAGYNESEKPFQWSVNANLSRIRNEVVELTAASAVIDAAGNQDFGSNQITRTQAGEPIQSFYGWQVAGIFQSDDEVANSPTQENGTRAGDIKFKDLDGNGVINDADRTFIGSYLPSFSYGLNATAGYKNFDLSLFFQGVQGNEIYNASRVIIEGGQRLFNAGAQVLDAWSPSNTDTDIPRMVAGDPNRNNRVSDRFIEDGSYLRLKNLAIGYTIPQGALNSFAGGKVGSIRVYFTSQNLFTLTDYTGLDPEVGTLQGSLLSNGVDFGQYPTPRTLIGGIQITL; from the coding sequence ATGGAAAACTTTACACAGAATTGGCAAAAGGTATTGTGTGGCTTGGCTGTCGTTAGCACGCTGAGTGCAAGAGCGGAATCCGGACCAGCCGGCACCATTGAACCTGGACTCAGCCTGTATGCTGCCCCGGGCGGCGCTGCAACTCCTTATTTCGACTGGCCCATCACGGGACGGGTAGTGTCTTCCACGGGCGACCCGCTGCCAGGGGTAACCGTGCTGCTGAAAGGCACAACCCGGGGAACGGCAACGGGGGCGGATGGCACGTTTAGTCTTGATGTGCCGGAGCAGGCGGGCACCCTGGTATTCTCTTTTATCGGCTTTACCAGCGTAGAGCGGGGCTTTGCAGGGCCGGAGACAATGAGCATAACCCTGGGCGACGATACGGAGGCGCTGCAGGAGGTAGTGGTGGTGGGCTACGGGGTGCAAAAGAAAGAAGCCGTCACGGGTGCCATCTCCTCCGTATCTTCCAAAGAAATAGCCGCCTTGCCGGTGCCCAGCGTTGCCCAGGCCATGCAGGGAAGAGTTGCCGGGGTTACGGTGGTCAACACCGGCACCCCCGGAACAGCCCCGGTGGTGCGCATCAGGGGAGTGGGCTCGGTAAACTTCGACTCTGAGCCGCTGTATGTGGTGGATGGCGTGCCCACGGGCGGCCTCTCCGGCATCGACACCAAGGACATTGCTTCGGTGGATGTGCTCAAGGATGCCGCCGCAACGGCTGTGTACGGTTCCAGGGCGGCGAACGGGGTCGTCATCATCACGACCAAGTCCGGGGGGAAAGACGGTAAAATGCGGGTTTCGATTGACTCAAGCATCGGGACACAGCACGCCACGAAAAAGCTCGACCTGCTGAACACGGAACAGTACGTGCAGTACGCCACCACGCTCATCAAAAACTCAGACCCGGACGCCAACCTGCCTTCCAGACTGAGCCCCGAAGAATTTAACAAGCCTATATATACCGGCGCTTCCCAAACCTACGCGCAGACCAACACCGACTGGCAGGACGAGCTCTTTACGTCAGGCATGATCACGCAGAACAACATCACCCTGTCCGGCGGCAACGAGAAGTCGCAGTTTTTCACCAATGCCGGTTACTTCAAGCAGGACGGCATCATGGAGGGCGTAGGCTTTGAGCGCTACAGTCTGCGGCTCAACTCCACCCACACCCTGGGCAAGGTCTTCACGGTGGGCGAAAACCTGATGGGCTCCTACAGCGACCAGCGGTACGACAATGCCGGAAACAGGAGCAAGCTCGTGAATGCCATCCGCTCGCAGCCCTATATCCCCGTGTATGACCCCACAAAATTAGGCGGCTTCAGAGAGGCGGACGCGCTGGACAGCTCGGACCCCACCAACCCGGTCCGGGAGGCGCTCATGGATGAGTACTATAACCGCAACGTCAAAATACTCGGCAACCTTTTCATAGAGGCCAAAATCACAGACTGGCTGCGTTTCAGATCGACAGGCGGCCTGGATTACTACAATAACCTGAATGACGTATACCTGCCGATATATGACGCGGGCGGCCTGGTCTCGAGACCGAACGCCACAATACAGAACAACAGGACGACAGGCCGTTCGCTGCTCATAACGAATCAGCTGACCTTCGACGACACCTTTGGCGACCACTATGTGAATGCGGTGGCGGTGCAGGAGCGGCAGGGATTCAAGAGCATTTCGGAAAGCATGTCCGGCAGCCAGCCGAACAACATCGTGCAGACACTGACAAACGCTGCTAACCTTGCCGCAAGCGGAGGGTACGAGGAAAGTCTCATCATCTCCTACCTGGGCCGCATCAACTACGAGTTCAAGAGCAAATACCTGCTGAGTGCCTCCATGCGCTACGACGGCTCTTCAAAATTTGCCCCCGGCAACAAATGGGGCTCCTTTCCGGGTGCATCCGTTGGCTGGCGGCTGTCAGAAGAGGAGTTTATGAAAGGCGTTGGGGCCTTGTCAGAGCTTAAATTAAGGGCCAGCTATGGCAAAGTGGGCTTCAACGGGTTGGGCAACTACCCCTGGATGGTGCTGGCGCAGGTAAACGCCAGTGCCTACCCGTTCACGACGGACGGCAACCCGGTGCTGGGCTCTTACTACTCGGGCATAGCAAACAAGGAGCTGAAGTGGGAGATCACCAGCATGGTAAACGGGGGCGTGGACGTGGGCTTGTTCAACAACAAAGTGACGTTCTCTGCCGAGTACTTCGAAAGGACTACGGATGATAAGTACGGCCTGATTCTGAGCGTGCCCACGCCTAACTCCTTCGGTTTCGGGGGCGCCGGCGTGTTTGCTAACGTCGGCACGATGAAAAACAGCGGCTTTGAGTTTCAGGCGGGCTACAACGAGAGTGAGAAACCCTTTCAGTGGAGCGTGAATGCCAACCTGAGCAGGATCAGGAACGAGGTGGTGGAGCTAACGGCTGCCAGCGCCGTGATAGACGCCGCCGGAAACCAGGATTTCGGTTCTAACCAGATCACCCGCACGCAGGCTGGCGAGCCCATCCAGTCATTTTACGGCTGGCAGGTGGCGGGCATTTTCCAGAGCGATGACGAAGTGGCAAACTCCCCGACACAGGAGAATGGCACCAGGGCCGGAGACATCAAGTTCAAGGATTTGGACGGCAACGGTGTCATAAACGATGCGGACAGGACCTTTATCGGAAGCTACCTGCCGAGTTTCAGCTATGGGCTGAACGCCACGGCCGGATATAAAAACTTTGATCTGTCTCTTTTCTTCCAGGGTGTGCAGGGCAACGAGATATATAACGCGAGCCGCGTGATCATCGAGGGTGGGCAGCGCCTGTTCAACGCGGGCGCGCAAGTGCTGGACGCCTGGTCGCCTTCCAACACGGACACGGACATACCGCGGATGGTGGCCGGCGACCCGAACCGCAACAACCGCGTGTCTGACAGGTTTATCGAGGACGGCTCTTACCTCAGGCTCAAGAACCTCGCCATTGGCTATACCATACCGCAGGGAGCCCTGAACTCATTTGCTGGCGGCAAAGTGGGCAGCATTCGCGTCTACTTCACGTCGCAGAACCTGTTTACCCTAACAGACTATACCGGCTTAGATCCGGAAGTCGGAACCCTGCAGGGAAGCTTGCTGTCCAACGGCGTCGACTTTGGCCAGTACCCCACCCCCAGAACCCTGATAGGTGGCATCCAAATCACGCTGTAG
- a CDS encoding RagB/SusD family nutrient uptake outer membrane protein — translation MRKVYIAACLLGIFFLTNCHDDLEKVNPNYITTEVYFKDAVDLEKGVTGIYAVAHSNLLVAREWFFTHALRSPDYATGGAQLEAPRAQILNGGTSPDNSVIGAIWTGFYTAVHRANTVIANGPTATGDTETIGLMVAEAKFLRAWAYYELVNFFGPVPVYTEPVSAVDDFKPRAPVADVYALVMEDLKAAQAVLPATRSGGDLGRATSGAATFLLGKAYMQQGDYASAKTELEKLLGSYSLTDNYLDNFKEETEYNSESIWEIGFQGRSDNGYNWGSGDGATQPQSSVRNQEINPISWRNLIPSNDLLNEFETPENGAAKRDPRLDYTVYFPGDEFNNGNSKLTEAMQGGAGSSILNGQPIKVSWQKYTNLYKSDQGFQPAGINTRIFRFAEALLLLAECENQLGNQAKAVEYLNMIRDRADVMMPHYPTAQYPVATAEQVFAAIRHESQVERGGEEGRDFDVLRWIKEGKIEPPFTTYTFDPDRDFVLPIPQDEISRNPELGAGGIEAQNPNY, via the coding sequence ATGAGAAAAGTATATATAGCCGCATGCTTGCTGGGGATTTTTTTCCTGACGAACTGCCACGACGATTTAGAAAAGGTAAATCCCAATTACATCACCACGGAGGTCTACTTCAAAGACGCCGTTGACCTGGAGAAAGGCGTTACCGGCATATATGCCGTGGCACACTCTAACCTGCTGGTGGCAAGGGAGTGGTTCTTCACGCACGCCCTGCGCAGCCCCGACTATGCAACGGGGGGCGCCCAACTGGAGGCGCCGAGGGCGCAAATCCTGAATGGCGGCACCTCGCCCGACAACTCGGTGATTGGGGCGATCTGGACTGGTTTTTACACCGCTGTCCACAGAGCCAACACCGTGATTGCGAACGGCCCCACCGCCACCGGCGACACGGAGACAATTGGATTGATGGTGGCCGAGGCGAAATTCCTGAGAGCCTGGGCTTATTATGAGCTCGTAAACTTCTTCGGCCCTGTGCCTGTCTACACAGAGCCTGTCAGCGCCGTTGATGACTTCAAGCCCAGGGCGCCCGTAGCCGATGTATATGCGCTGGTTATGGAAGATCTGAAGGCGGCGCAGGCAGTTCTACCGGCAACCCGGTCAGGAGGAGACCTGGGCCGGGCCACCTCAGGGGCCGCCACTTTCCTGCTGGGCAAAGCCTATATGCAGCAGGGAGACTACGCATCGGCCAAAACAGAACTGGAGAAACTGCTGGGCTCCTATTCCCTTACGGACAATTACCTCGACAATTTCAAGGAAGAGACAGAGTACAATTCCGAATCTATATGGGAGATCGGCTTTCAGGGCAGGAGCGACAATGGGTATAACTGGGGCAGCGGCGACGGAGCCACGCAGCCGCAGTCCTCGGTGCGCAACCAGGAGATTAACCCCATCTCGTGGCGAAACCTGATTCCATCGAACGACCTGCTGAATGAATTTGAGACACCGGAGAACGGGGCCGCCAAAAGAGACCCCCGGCTGGATTACACCGTCTATTTCCCGGGCGATGAGTTTAACAACGGCAACAGTAAACTGACAGAGGCCATGCAGGGCGGTGCCGGTTCATCTATATTGAATGGGCAGCCCATCAAGGTAAGCTGGCAGAAGTACACGAACCTGTACAAGTCAGATCAGGGTTTCCAGCCTGCGGGCATCAACACCAGGATTTTCAGGTTTGCGGAAGCGCTCCTGTTGTTGGCCGAGTGCGAGAACCAGTTGGGAAACCAGGCTAAGGCAGTGGAGTATCTGAACATGATCCGTGACCGGGCAGATGTGATGATGCCGCACTACCCGACCGCGCAATACCCGGTTGCAACCGCAGAGCAGGTTTTCGCGGCCATCAGGCACGAGAGCCAGGTGGAAAGGGGAGGAGAAGAGGGCCGTGACTTCGACGTGCTGCGCTGGATAAAAGAAGGCAAAATCGAGCCGCCTTTTACCACCTACACCTTTGACCCAGACAGGGACTTTGTGCTTCCGATTCCGCAAGATGAGATAAGCAGGAACCCGGAACTGGGCGCGGGCGGAATTGAAGCGCAAAATCCGAATTACTAA